The following are encoded in a window of Brevibacillus sp. DP1.3A genomic DNA:
- the hisH gene encoding imidazole glycerol phosphate synthase subunit HisH: MIGIIDYGMGNLYSLSKALERLGYSYEFVSQAERLQEYSGLILPGVGAFGDAIANIRELGLEQAIKGYAASGRPILGICLGMQLLFEKSAEHGEHTGLGLLGGEVIRFRGDYKVPHMGWNQLIIKQKQPLLNGVQDGDYVYFVHSYHVLCQSDVLLATSDYHQEVTAIVNRDNVYGMQFHPEKSGETGMLLLRNFAVQCEGVLT; the protein is encoded by the coding sequence ATGATCGGCATCATCGATTACGGCATGGGGAATTTGTACAGCTTGAGCAAGGCGTTGGAAAGGCTGGGCTATTCGTACGAGTTCGTATCGCAGGCTGAACGTCTGCAAGAATATAGTGGGTTGATTTTACCGGGAGTCGGGGCGTTCGGGGATGCTATCGCCAACATACGTGAGCTTGGATTAGAGCAAGCGATCAAGGGATACGCAGCATCAGGTCGTCCGATCTTGGGCATTTGTCTCGGCATGCAGCTCTTGTTTGAGAAAAGTGCAGAGCATGGCGAGCATACGGGTTTGGGACTGCTCGGTGGTGAGGTCATTCGCTTTCGCGGGGATTACAAGGTACCGCACATGGGCTGGAACCAACTGATAATAAAGCAAAAGCAACCGTTATTAAACGGTGTGCAGGATGGCGATTACGTCTACTTTGTCCATTCGTATCATGTCTTGTGCCAGTCTGATGTCTTGCTTGCGACGAGTGACTATCATCAGGAGGTCACAGCCATTGTGAATCGTGACAACGTATATGGTATGCAGTTTCACCCAGAAAAGAGCGGAGAGACAGGAATGCTGCTGCTGCGTAACTTTGCCGTTCAATGCGAGGGGGTTTTGACATGA
- the hisA gene encoding 1-(5-phosphoribosyl)-5-[(5-phosphoribosylamino)methylideneamino]imidazole-4-carboxamide isomerase, translating to MSFIVYPAIDIRGGKCVRLFQGDYGQETVYADSPLAMAKRWVEQGATWVHLVDLDGAKEGKPANAALIKEIARSIPVPVQVGGGIRTEEQIADYLEAGVARVIVGTAAIEDEPFTKRILQSYGDKIAIGLDCRNGLVATRGWLTTTDVQATELAKRLVTYGAETFIYTDIARDGTMTGPNVEEIAALAMATGKSVIASGGVSQLDDLLTLATHASNGVSGAIVGKALYTDAFTLKEALQRMEGREANAG from the coding sequence ATGAGCTTTATCGTTTATCCGGCGATTGATATTCGCGGGGGCAAGTGCGTTCGACTATTCCAAGGAGATTACGGGCAAGAGACAGTGTACGCTGATTCGCCGCTCGCGATGGCGAAGCGCTGGGTAGAGCAAGGGGCGACCTGGGTTCATCTCGTAGATTTGGACGGGGCAAAGGAAGGCAAGCCAGCAAATGCAGCGCTCATCAAAGAGATAGCGCGCTCGATCCCTGTACCCGTGCAGGTTGGAGGCGGCATTCGAACAGAAGAGCAGATCGCGGACTATTTGGAAGCGGGTGTTGCGCGAGTGATCGTCGGGACTGCTGCTATCGAAGACGAGCCTTTTACGAAGCGAATTCTTCAAAGCTATGGAGACAAGATTGCGATTGGTTTGGACTGCCGGAATGGGCTGGTGGCTACCAGAGGGTGGTTGACCACGACAGATGTGCAAGCGACAGAGCTTGCCAAGCGGTTGGTTACGTATGGCGCCGAGACGTTTATTTACACCGATATCGCCCGTGATGGCACGATGACAGGACCCAATGTAGAAGAAATTGCAGCCTTGGCGATGGCTACAGGTAAGTCGGTGATTGCCTCGGGAGGCGTCAGCCAACTGGACGACTTGTTGACGCTGGCTACCCATGCTTCGAACGGAGTCTCTGGCGCCATTGTTGGCAAAGCACTCTACACGGACGCTTTTACATTGAAAGAAGCGCTACAGCGTATGGAGGGGCGTGAAGCGAATGCTGGCTAA
- the hisIE gene encoding bifunctional phosphoribosyl-AMP cyclohydrolase/phosphoribosyl-ATP diphosphatase HisIE, with product MTGAEAFAVEKLRFDEKGLIPVIVQDAGSKTVLTLAYMNEESLQKSLETKETWFWSRSRQQLWHKGETSGHTQRIVSMQYDCDGDALVVMVEPNGPACHTGAYSCFSKEVLSDTEDERVQADRFAILSELEELIAAREVERPEGSYTTYLFEKGVDKILKKVGEEAAEVIIAAKNRSREELRYEASDLIFHLMVLLREQKLPLDEVLTELQRRR from the coding sequence ATGACAGGAGCAGAAGCGTTTGCAGTGGAAAAATTGCGTTTTGACGAAAAGGGTTTGATTCCTGTCATCGTGCAGGATGCCGGAAGCAAGACAGTCTTGACGCTTGCCTATATGAATGAAGAATCGCTACAAAAGTCATTGGAGACCAAAGAAACATGGTTTTGGAGCCGTTCTCGACAACAATTGTGGCACAAGGGTGAGACCTCGGGTCATACACAACGGATCGTCTCTATGCAGTATGATTGTGATGGAGATGCACTGGTTGTGATGGTCGAGCCGAATGGGCCAGCTTGTCATACGGGAGCGTACAGCTGTTTCTCGAAGGAAGTTCTCTCCGATACAGAAGATGAGCGAGTACAAGCAGATCGGTTTGCGATCTTGAGTGAGCTGGAGGAACTGATTGCTGCGCGGGAGGTAGAGCGCCCGGAAGGCTCCTACACCACCTACTTGTTCGAAAAAGGCGTAGACAAAATCCTGAAAAAGGTCGGGGAAGAGGCTGCAGAGGTCATTATTGCAGCGAAAAATCGAAGTCGTGAGGAGCTGCGGTACGAGGCCTCTGATCTGATCTTCCACTTGATGGTTTTGTTACGCGAGCAAAAGCTGCCGCTGGATGAAGTACTGACGGAACTTCAGAGGCGTCGTTAA
- a CDS encoding GNAT family N-acetyltransferase → MIKGNLVELRPVIAEDMERLFHWRNDEEAAKWAAGSGLVTYSYVSLDSLKAMYEENVRASRPDDKVKGFVFSVYTLDGEHIGNCDYRDVNPITRTATIGIAIMAKEYWSKGYGTDTLRLLLDFLFSKLNLNRVQLDTWSGNTRAIRAYEKSGFVIEGRLRQNEFVDGQYYDTIMMGLLREEFYQRAKE, encoded by the coding sequence ATGATCAAAGGGAATTTAGTAGAATTACGACCAGTTATTGCTGAGGATATGGAGAGACTGTTCCATTGGCGCAACGACGAAGAAGCGGCCAAATGGGCAGCGGGCTCTGGCCTGGTAACCTATAGTTATGTTTCACTCGACTCACTAAAAGCCATGTATGAGGAAAACGTTCGCGCTTCACGGCCGGATGATAAAGTAAAGGGTTTTGTATTCTCTGTCTATACCTTGGACGGAGAACACATCGGCAATTGTGATTACCGAGATGTGAATCCCATTACGCGGACAGCCACGATTGGCATTGCGATCATGGCAAAAGAGTATTGGAGTAAAGGCTACGGTACAGATACATTGCGTCTCCTACTCGACTTCCTCTTTTCCAAACTGAACTTGAATCGGGTGCAGCTGGATACGTGGAGCGGAAATACGCGTGCCATTCGCGCTTATGAAAAATCAGGCTTTGTGATAGAAGGGCGACTGCGCCAAAATGAATTTGTAGATGGGCAGTATTACGACACCATCATGATGGGGCTGTTGCGCGAAGAGTTTTACCAGCGAGCAAAGGAATAG
- the hisB gene encoding imidazoleglycerol-phosphate dehydratase HisB — translation MSEGNQRAAQIERNTNETQIALSFGVDGAGESKQNSGVPFLDHMLDLFTRHGHFDLTVKAKGDIEIDYHHTVEDIGICLGHALREALGDKKGIKRYGNAFVPMDDALAQVVIDISNRPHLEYRATYPTNMVGQFPTELVHEFLWKLALEARINLHVILHYGHNTHHMIEAIFKALGRALDEATTIDPRVKGVPSTKGVL, via the coding sequence ATGAGTGAAGGGAATCAACGTGCAGCACAGATCGAACGCAATACGAATGAGACGCAGATCGCGCTTTCCTTTGGTGTAGACGGCGCGGGTGAGAGCAAGCAAAATTCGGGTGTTCCATTTCTGGATCATATGCTAGACCTGTTTACCCGACACGGACATTTTGACCTGACTGTCAAGGCAAAGGGAGATATCGAAATCGACTATCACCACACGGTGGAGGATATCGGGATTTGTCTTGGGCATGCTCTGCGGGAAGCGTTGGGAGACAAGAAAGGCATCAAGCGTTATGGAAATGCGTTTGTCCCGATGGATGACGCGCTCGCGCAGGTCGTCATTGATATCAGCAACCGTCCTCATCTGGAATATCGCGCTACGTACCCTACAAATATGGTTGGTCAGTTTCCGACAGAGCTGGTTCACGAATTTTTATGGAAACTTGCACTGGAGGCGCGGATCAATCTGCATGTGATCCTGCACTACGGTCACAATACGCACCACATGATCGAGGCGATTTTCAAAGCGCTGGGCCGTGCACTGGATGAAGCGACGACGATCGATCCGCGTGTAAAAGGGGTCCCGTCAACAAAAGGGGTTTTATAG
- the hisF gene encoding imidazole glycerol phosphate synthase subunit HisF — protein MLAKRIIPCLDVKDGRVVKGVQFVGLRDAGDPVELAKKYSEERADELIFLDISASHEGRKTMVDVIEKTAANITIPFTVGGGINSVDDMKRILRAGADKISLNTAAVLRPELIREGATVFGSQCIVVAIDARSVGEDRWEVYTHGGRNATGRDVIRWAQEAEALGAGEILLTSMDDDGEKKGFGLELTKRVSEAVGIPVIASGGAGSREHFYDVLTQGKADAALAASIFHYDETSIHSVKEYLQTKGVVVRP, from the coding sequence ATGCTGGCTAAACGAATCATCCCGTGTCTCGATGTAAAAGACGGACGGGTGGTAAAAGGCGTGCAGTTCGTCGGACTTCGTGATGCAGGAGACCCGGTTGAACTGGCAAAAAAGTATAGCGAGGAAAGAGCAGACGAGCTGATCTTTCTCGATATTTCTGCGTCCCACGAAGGGCGCAAGACGATGGTGGATGTCATCGAAAAAACGGCCGCAAACATTACGATTCCTTTCACGGTTGGTGGTGGCATTAACAGCGTCGACGATATGAAAAGGATATTGCGTGCGGGTGCGGACAAAATCTCGTTGAATACAGCGGCTGTTTTGCGTCCAGAATTAATCCGCGAGGGAGCGACGGTCTTCGGCTCACAATGTATCGTCGTGGCGATCGACGCGAGAAGTGTCGGGGAAGATCGCTGGGAAGTGTATACCCACGGTGGACGGAATGCGACGGGGAGGGACGTCATCCGTTGGGCGCAGGAGGCAGAAGCGCTCGGAGCGGGCGAAATCCTGTTGACTAGCATGGACGACGATGGGGAAAAGAAAGGCTTTGGACTCGAATTAACCAAGCGGGTATCAGAAGCGGTCGGGATTCCGGTCATTGCTTCTGGTGGAGCAGGCTCGAGGGAGCATTTTTACGATGTGCTGACGCAAGGAAAGGCAGATGCCGCGCTGGCCGCTTCCATTTTTCACTATGACGAGACGTCGATTCACTCGGTGAAAGAGTATTTGCAAACCAAAGGAGTTGTCGTACGACCATGA